CTAATGCAGAAACACACAAGAAATGTGAAGATAAGCATTACAAATGAAAACAAGGGATCCCTCCAAACGTTCTTTATGAAACAGCTGATTTACGGCTGCAGCTTCACAGCCTTTGTAGCGATAAAACTGTTGAAATATTGGTCAACTGTCCGTGTTCCGCCAAAATTATCCTCATAGAAGCCTGTAATCGCAAAGCCGGCATTAATCTGGCCCTGAATTTGGTCTTCAAGGGTGTGTCCAAATTCCAAAGCCAATCCTTTCGCCTTGCACTCCTCTAATTCCGCATCGGTTAAATGTTGGGTTGCTGAGAAAGGGAGCGAATATTTAACATCCAGCACTCCTTCTTCTTCTTTTTTATCATCAAATAAATAGAGAACTGGATTGGTAAAGCCGGCAATCAAGGTGCCTCCTTTTTTTAATACTCTAGCCCCTTCCTTCCAAAGAGGAATCACATCTTCTATGAAAACGTTGGCCACTGGATGAATGATCATGTCAAAGCTTTCATCTTCTAAAAAATCCAGGTTTGTCATTTCTCCTTGAACGGTGTTTAACCTTAACCCATCTCTTTCAGCGACCATTTCATCCTGCTCAAGCTGTTTTTTAGACAGGTCAACCACAGTAACATCTCCACCTGCGGCTGCAAGAACCGGCCCTTGCTGACCTCCTCCCGAAGCAAGGCAGAGGATTTTTACATTCTTTAGATTCACAGGAAACCAGTCGCGGGGAACTGGCCGATCGGTAGTGACGTGAATAGACCATTCCCCATTTTTAGCATTCTCCACCTTCTCCTTACTCACCGGATTGGTATATTTAACTCCATCATCTACTTTTTTATCCCATATTCTGCTATTGTGCTGCGTAATATTCATATTTTCTACTCCTCACTAATCTAAATGATTCACGTGGAACAATTTTCGATAAATACCTCTATATTTCCCGGGAAATGTTCACCGGGGCTGGGTACAAATATATTCATAACATTTTTCCAAAGTGCTTGCACAATCATGGATTCCTTTGCTCTCGATTTCGTAAAGTCCAAATTGATTTTTTGTAATGGTGTAAGGACCGATTTTTACTTGAGTAATGTCCCTTAACTTGGATAATTCTTCATAGACCGGGTCGGAC
This Halobacillus salinarum DNA region includes the following protein-coding sequences:
- a CDS encoding class I SAM-dependent methyltransferase; this translates as MNITQHNSRIWDKKVDDGVKYTNPVSKEKVENAKNGEWSIHVTTDRPVPRDWFPVNLKNVKILCLASGGGQQGPVLAAAGGDVTVVDLSKKQLEQDEMVAERDGLRLNTVQGEMTNLDFLEDESFDMIIHPVANVFIEDVIPLWKEGARVLKKGGTLIAGFTNPVLYLFDDKKEEEGVLDVKYSLPFSATQHLTDAELEECKAKGLALEFGHTLEDQIQGQINAGFAITGFYEDNFGGTRTVDQYFNSFIATKAVKLQP